In Anomaloglossus baeobatrachus isolate aAnoBae1 unplaced genomic scaffold, aAnoBae1.hap1 Scaffold_2647, whole genome shotgun sequence, the following proteins share a genomic window:
- the LOC142264312 gene encoding uncharacterized protein LOC142264312: MQNSADTMEKGEMDVRGDERSRDLSTDDCTRRSTQNAKGSESHKEEKPYSCSECEKCFAKKSSLIRHERIHTGVNPYSCSECEKCFADKSDLITHERIHTGVKPYSCSECGKCFTFKSSLVKHLRIHTGEKPYSCSECEKCFASKSDLITHERIHTGEKPYSCSECGKCFFRQSHLITHKRIHTGENSYSCSECGKCFALKAHLIRHESIHTGVKPYSCSECEKCFADKSDLITHERIHTGVKPYSCSECGKCFTFKSSLVKHLRIHTGEKPYSCSECEKCFASKSDLITHERIHTGEKPYSCSECGKCFSRQSHLITHKRIHTGENSYSCSECGKCFAEKSSLIRHERIHTGEKPYSCSECGKCFTLKSSLVNHLRIHTGEKPYSCSECEKCFASKSELITHERIHTGEKPYSCSECGKCFTLKSNLVKHLRIHTGEKPYSCSECEKCCASKSELITHERIHTGENSYSCSECGKCFAEKSNLIRHEKIQTGVKP; this comes from the exons atgcagaactctgcagacacaatggaaaaaggagaaatggatgtgcggggtgatgaacggagtagagacctttccacag atgactgtaccaggaggtCAACACAGAATGCTAAGGGAAGTGAAAGTCACAAagaagagaagccatattcatgttcagaatgtgagaaatgttttgctaagAAATCAAGTctcattagacatgagagaattcacacaggagtgaacccatattcatgttcagaatgtgagaaatgttttgctgacaaatcagatctcattacacatgagagaattcacacaggagtgaagccatattcatgttcagaatgtgggaaatgttttacttttaaatcaagtcttgttaaacatttgagaattcacacaggagagaagccatattcatgttcagaatgtgagaaatgttttgcttccAAATccgatctcattacacatgagagaattcacacaggagagaagccatattcatgttcagaatgtgggaaatgttttttccggcaatcacatctcattacacataagagaattcacacaggagagaattcatattcatgttcagaatgtgggaaatgttttgctctgaaagcacatcttattagacatgagagtattcacacaggagtgaagccatattcatgttcagaatgtgagaaatgttttgctgacaaatcagatctcattacacatgagagaattcacacaggagtgaagccatattcatgttcagaatgtgggaaatgttttacttttaaatcaagtcttgttaaacatttgagaattcacacaggagagaagccatattcatgttcagaatgtgagaaatgttttgcttccAAATccgatctcattacacatgagagaattcacacaggagagaagccatattcatgttcagaatgtgggaaatgtttttcccggcaatcacatctcattacacataagagaattcacacaggagagaattcatattcatgttcagaatgtgggaaatgttttgctgagAAATCAAgtcttattagacatgagagaattcacacaggagagaagccatattcatgttcagaatgtgggaaatgttttactttgaAATCAAGTCTTGTAAATcatttgagaattcacacaggagagaagccatattcatgttcagaatgtgagaaatgttttgcttccAAATCAgagctcattacacatgagagaattcacacaggagagaagccatattcatgttcagaatgtgggaaatgttttactttgaAATCAAATCTTGTAAaacatttgagaattcacacaggagagaagccatattcatgttcagaatgtgagaaatgttgtgCTTCCAAATCAgagctcattacacatgagagaattcacacaggagagaattcatattcatgttcagaatgtgggaaatgttttgctgagaaatcaaatcttattagacatgagaaaattcaaacaggagtgaagccatag